The following are encoded together in the Ezakiella massiliensis genome:
- a CDS encoding pyridoxamine 5'-phosphate oxidase family protein, whose translation MDNIKKVLEVLGSVDVFYLATSVDGKPNVRPFDVHTEFEGKIYLVTKKHKNVYSELKANPYVAIARATGQGYFRIYGELIEDDRREARAKLVDDNVELCKGKYAADDEDTAVFYFKDATLNLMEHGKDPIVIEF comes from the coding sequence ATGGATAATATTAAAAAAGTTTTAGAGGTTTTGGGGAGCGTTGATGTTTTTTACCTGGCTACAAGTGTTGACGGCAAGCCAAATGTAAGGCCTTTTGATGTGCATACAGAATTTGAAGGGAAGATTTATCTCGTGACCAAGAAGCACAAGAATGTTTACTCTGAGCTCAAGGCCAATCCTTATGTGGCTATTGCAAGGGCTACTGGTCAGGGCTATTTTAGGATTTACGGTGAGCTTATCGAGGACGACCGCCGCGAAGCGCGTGCTAAACTCGTAGACGACAATGTGGAACTTTGCAAGGGCAAGTACGCCGCAGATGATGAGGACACAGCTGTTTTCTATTTCAAAGACGCGACTTTAAATCTGATGGAACACGGCAAAGACCCGATTGTGATTGAGTTTTAA
- a CDS encoding HAD family hydrolase: MKFKNIIFDVDGTLLDSRSQTIEAFDRLAMDKIGRHLEGEERDFAFHNPSLETLKALGLETNEENMAELYRHFHDLSGSLKFFPGMKEVLDQIKTKVNFMGMASNRDIDECEYARAHNGLGVYFDDYACRDHVANPKPSGDMLVWYMKKHGLNPAETIYIGNAVTDHMAAIDAGISYGIAEWGTTEYLQEKGISFKEPKDILKICG, encoded by the coding sequence ATGAAATTTAAAAATATTATTTTTGATGTGGACGGGACTCTTTTGGATTCCCGTTCGCAGACTATAGAGGCTTTTGACCGCCTGGCCATGGATAAAATTGGCCGCCACTTGGAGGGGGAGGAGAGAGACTTTGCCTTTCACAATCCTTCGTTGGAGACTTTGAAGGCCTTAGGGCTAGAAACCAATGAGGAAAATATGGCCGAGCTTTACAGGCACTTTCACGATTTGTCTGGGAGTTTGAAATTTTTCCCCGGCATGAAGGAGGTCTTGGACCAAATAAAAACTAAAGTTAATTTTATGGGGATGGCGTCCAACCGCGACATCGACGAGTGCGAATACGCCCGGGCCCACAATGGTCTGGGTGTCTACTTTGACGACTACGCCTGCAGGGACCATGTGGCTAATCCCAAACCCTCTGGCGACATGCTGGTCTGGTATATGAAAAAGCACGGACTAAATCCGGCCGAGACCATTTATATTGGCAATGCTGTGACCGACCATATGGCCGCAATCGACGCAGGAATAAGTTACGGAATTGCAGAGTGGGGGACCACGGAATATCTACAGGAAAAGGGGATTTCATTTAAAGAGCCAAAAGATATTCTCAAAATTTGCGGTTAA
- a CDS encoding ABC transporter substrate-binding protein translates to MTNLRRIFALLLALALVFSFAACSKVDEKKVEEPKQEEKVDKQEEKAEEKQDEKAEEKTEAKDDYYPVTVETYSADGEKIELTFDKAPEKVLCVYQSAIENMLALGLGDRVIANAMLDVPVKDEWKDQFDKVQYFEKAPSKEAVLDMAPDMIISWSSYFRDKTLGDVKFWHDRGVKTYINLNSGIMKPDKLEYEYQDIRTLGKIFNKNEEAEALIAEMEKKIAEGQKLSESREPVTAVILEIEGDNQFRNYGEDSIGGNIASLAGAKLVFDKNGKFGLEELIEHNPEVIFTVYFGDEKLRDGEKEKILNNPQLQSLDAVKNGRVYPIMLSEVYSSGVRTADGIDTIVNGLYNER, encoded by the coding sequence ATGACAAATTTGAGAAGAATTTTCGCACTCTTGCTTGCTCTTGCCCTTGTTTTTTCATTTGCAGCTTGCAGCAAGGTTGACGAAAAGAAGGTTGAAGAGCCTAAGCAAGAAGAAAAGGTAGACAAACAAGAAGAAAAAGCTGAAGAAAAGCAAGACGAAAAGGCCGAAGAAAAGACTGAGGCCAAAGACGATTACTACCCAGTAACTGTTGAGACTTACAGTGCTGATGGAGAAAAAATCGAACTTACTTTTGACAAGGCACCTGAAAAGGTCTTGTGTGTTTACCAATCTGCAATTGAAAATATGCTTGCCCTTGGCCTTGGCGATAGGGTTATTGCAAACGCAATGCTAGACGTACCTGTAAAGGATGAGTGGAAGGACCAATTTGATAAGGTTCAGTACTTTGAAAAAGCTCCGTCAAAGGAAGCCGTTCTTGATATGGCTCCTGATATGATTATTTCATGGTCCAGTTATTTCCGTGATAAAACTCTTGGCGATGTTAAGTTTTGGCATGACAGGGGTGTTAAGACCTATATCAATTTAAACAGTGGCATCATGAAGCCAGACAAATTGGAATATGAATACCAAGACATCAGAACCCTTGGCAAGATTTTTAACAAAAACGAAGAAGCAGAGGCTTTGATTGCTGAAATGGAAAAGAAGATTGCTGAAGGTCAAAAACTTTCAGAGTCCAGAGAGCCAGTTACTGCTGTTATTTTAGAAATCGAAGGCGACAACCAATTCAGAAATTACGGTGAGGATTCAATCGGAGGAAACATTGCAAGCTTGGCTGGAGCTAAATTGGTTTTTGACAAGAATGGTAAGTTTGGCCTGGAAGAATTGATCGAACACAATCCAGAAGTTATTTTTACAGTTTACTTTGGAGATGAAAAGCTTAGGGATGGCGAAAAAGAAAAGATTTTAAATAACCCACAATTGCAATCCTTGGACGCTGTAAAAAATGGCCGTGTTTATCCAATTATGCTTAGTGAAGTATACTCATCTGGCGTTAGAACAGCCGATGGTATCGACACTATCGTAAACGGACTTTATAATGAAAGATAA
- a CDS encoding iron ABC transporter permease gives MKDKKFRWLMLILLVVLAISIILGVNIGYAKINFNHVLKIILSKIGFGVDVSGIRPQDFDIIYLIRLPRLILALVVGMSLGVSGLVMQAVVKNPLADPYVLGISSGATFGATLGITLGINRIFGSNAIGVCAFIGAFAIAIMVVVLSNIGSQSSTSKLLLSGIALSTAMNTLSSVLIFLSSNREASRELTFWLMGSLAGAKWENLTRIAPIIFLCTLVFFTQHRNLDLALLGDDIAITMGVNLNKLRHIYLLIISIMIGFVVYVSGIIGFIGLIIPHVARFIVGNSHKKLVFLSAILGSILLIWADIASRVLIPSTELPTGVVVALIGAPLFIYLIITKSFRRN, from the coding sequence ATGAAAGATAAAAAATTTAGATGGCTAATGCTAATATTACTTGTAGTATTAGCCATTTCTATTATCTTGGGCGTAAATATTGGCTATGCCAAAATCAATTTTAACCATGTTTTAAAAATTATCTTGTCCAAGATCGGTTTTGGCGTTGATGTTAGTGGGATTCGCCCACAAGATTTTGACATCATTTACCTTATCCGACTGCCCAGACTTATCCTTGCCCTTGTTGTCGGTATGAGCCTTGGCGTGTCGGGTCTTGTAATGCAGGCTGTAGTTAAAAACCCTCTTGCAGACCCCTATGTGCTCGGCATAAGTTCGGGCGCAACTTTTGGAGCAACCCTGGGCATTACCCTTGGCATAAATAGGATTTTCGGATCAAATGCCATTGGTGTATGTGCCTTTATTGGAGCCTTTGCCATTGCAATTATGGTTGTAGTTTTGTCCAACATCGGCTCGCAATCGTCGACATCCAAACTCCTGCTTTCGGGTATTGCCCTTTCAACTGCCATGAACACCCTGTCCTCAGTTTTAATATTTTTATCATCAAATCGTGAGGCCTCGCGTGAACTAACTTTTTGGCTCATGGGATCTTTGGCAGGGGCCAAGTGGGAAAACCTCACAAGGATTGCCCCCATCATTTTCCTCTGTACGCTTGTATTTTTCACCCAGCACAGGAATTTGGACCTAGCACTTTTGGGCGACGACATCGCCATCACCATGGGTGTTAACCTAAACAAGCTAAGGCACATCTACCTACTTATCATAAGTATAATGATTGGTTTTGTAGTCTATGTAAGCGGGATTATAGGCTTTATTGGCCTCATCATCCCCCACGTAGCCAGGTTTATTGTGGGCAACAGCCATAAAAAGCTGGTGTTTTTGTCTGCAATCTTGGGTTCCATCCTTTTAATCTGGGCGGACATAGCTTCGCGCGTCCTCATTCCATCCACAGAGTTGCCCACAGGAGTTGTTGTAGCTCTCATAGGCGCACCGTTATTTATATATTTAATTATCACAAAATCTTTTAGGAGGAATTAA